The Humulus lupulus chromosome 4, drHumLupu1.1, whole genome shotgun sequence genome has a window encoding:
- the LOC133829507 gene encoding peroxidase 3-like: protein MMKINVLILVFVVLISLLVGSEGGQLTNNFYKHSCEEAETIVKKATEKHVANNPAVPARLLRMHFHDCFVRGCDGSILLNSTKKNAEKDAAPNQSLLGFDVIDDIKAQVEKKCPGVVSCADILALAARDSVSYAFKKSMWEVPTGRRDGKVSIMSEVQQNIPAPFFNFTQLKQSFATKGLSGHDLVVLSGGHTIGVGHCTAFNNRLYNFTGKGDQDPSLDKNYAKLLKTKCPPNDQNTTVPMDPGSALTFDSSYYGVVLKHKGLFTSDAALLTNKVARDTVQELVYQDAFFAEFALSMKKMGAVEVLTGTAGEIRNKCWAVNS from the exons ATGATGAAGATCAACGTTCTTATATTGGTGTTTGTTGTTCTAATTAGTCTCTTGGTGGGCTCTGAAGGAGGGCAACTCACAAACAATTTCTACAAGCATAGCTGTGAAGAAGCTGAGACCATTGTGAAGAAGGCCACCGAGAAACATGTGGCCAATAACCCTGCTGTGCCTGCACGCTTGCTCAGAATGCATTTCCACGATTGTTTTGTTAGA GGATGTGATGGTTCGATTCTGTTGAACTCAACAAAGAAAAATGCTGAAAAGGATGCAGCTCCAAACCAaagtttgttgggttttgatgTAATAGATGATATCAAAGCACAAGTTGAGAAGAAATGTCCAGGAGTCGTTTCATGCGCTGATATTCTAGCTTTGGCTGCAAGGGACTCTGTTTCCTACGCA tttAAGAAATCCATGTGGGAAGTGCCTACGGGTAGAAGAGATGGAAAAGTATCAATAATGAGCGAAGTACAACAAAACATTCCAGCACCCTTCTTCAACTTCACCCAACTCAAGCAAAGCTTTGCCACCAAAGGCCTTTCTGGGCATGACCTTGTCGTATTATCAG gaggACACACGATCGGAGTGGGACACTGCACTGCGTTCAACAACAGACTATACAACTTCACCGGAAAAGGAGACCAAGACCCTTCACTGGACAAAAACTATGCCAAACTCTTGAAGACCAAATGCCCTCCAAACGACCAAAACACAACTGTCCCAATGGACCCCGGCAGCGCTCTCACCTTCGACAGCAGCTACTACGGCGTCGTGCTCAAGCACAAGGGCCTTTTCACCTCAGACGCCGCACTTCTCACGAACAAGGTCGCCCGTGACACCGTCCAGGAGTTGGTTTATCAAGATGCTTTCTTCGCTGAATTCGCACTGTCCATGAAGAAGATGGGAGCCGTTGAGGTCCTCACTGGCACGGCTGGTGAGATCAGGAACAAGTGTTGGGCTGTCAATTCTTAG